The Rhopalosiphum maidis isolate BTI-1 chromosome 1, ASM367621v3, whole genome shotgun sequence genome has a segment encoding these proteins:
- the LOC113548189 gene encoding ras-related GTP-binding protein C isoform X1, which yields MNLIIDNISFNRVEEESFSTTFDIGSLPKHYEFNEFISDEDAESDRDDLPRLVLMGLRGSGKTSIQKVVFQKMSPNETLFIGSNNSMLKDVVNNSAFVNFQICDFPGHFDFADSEYDIQSILQGCQSLVFVIDAQDAIASALNRLHSVVTKAYKINKNIKFEVFIHKVDGLTEDTKMETQREIHQRANDDLVDSGDEQKIYISFHLTSIYDHSIFEAFSRVVQKMIPHYATLENFLNIIIQTSGIEKAFLYDVKTKIYVATDSSPVDIQSYELCCDMIDVVIDLSNIYGSGENPGLMNDPAFDDQSSSLIKLNNGTILYLREVCSFLALVCILREDNFEKQRIIDYNFVILRKGIHKLFELKDKEKESIEPRNPPSFN from the exons ATGAACctgattattgataatatc tcATTTAATAGAGTTGAGGAAGAATCATTTAGCACTACTTTTGATATTGGCTCATTACCTaaacattatgaatttaatgaatttatatcaGATGAAGATGCAGAATCAGATAGAGATGATTTACCACGACTTGTACTTATGGGCTTAAGAgg GAGTGGAAAAACTTCTATACAAAAAgtagtatttcaaaaaatgtcacCTAATGAGACTTTGTTTATTGGAAGTAATAATTCAATGCTAAAAGATGTTGTTAATAATTCAGCATTTGTGAATTTCCAAATTTGTGACTTTCCTGGTCACTTTGACTTTGCTGATTCTGAATATGATATACAATCTATACTTCAAGGATGCCAATCACTTGTATTTGTGATTGATGCTcaa gatGCTATAGCTAGTGCACTTAATCGTTTACATTCAGTTGTAACAAAAgcctacaaaataaataagaatataaagtttgaagtttttattcataaagtaGATGGACTTACAGAAGATACTAAAATGGAAACTCAACGAGAAATTCACCAAAGAGCTAATGATGACCTTGTAGATTCTG gagatgaacaaaaaatatatattagtttccATTTGACATCAATATATGATCATAGCATATTTGAAGCATTTAGTAGAGTTGTGCAAAAAATGATTCCACATTATGCAACTCTTGAAAATTTTCTGAACATCATTATTCAGACATCCGGAATTGAAAAAGCCTTTTTATAtgatgtaaaaactaaaatatatgttgcAACTGATTCATCACCAGTTGATATTCAAAGTTATGAACTTTGTTGTGACATGATTGACGTTGTCATAgacttatcaaatatttatgg ttcGGGCGAAAACCCAGGATTAATGAACGATCCAGCTTTCGATGATCAAAGTTCAagtctaattaaattaaataatggtaccattttatatttaagagaGGTATGCAGTTTTTTGGCACTTGTTTGCATATTAAGAGAAGATAACTTTGAAAAACAAA gaattatagattataattttgtgattttacgTAAAGGTATACATaaactttttgaattaaaagatAAAGAAAAAGAAAGCATTGAACCTAGAAATCCGCCATCATTTAAttga
- the LOC113548189 gene encoding ras-related GTP-binding protein C isoform X3 yields the protein MSFNRVEEESFSTTFDIGSLPKHYEFNEFISDEDAESDRDDLPRLVLMGLRGSGKTSIQKVVFQKMSPNETLFIGSNNSMLKDVVNNSAFVNFQICDFPGHFDFADSEYDIQSILQGCQSLVFVIDAQDAIASALNRLHSVVTKAYKINKNIKFEVFIHKVDGLTEDTKMETQREIHQRANDDLVDSGDEQKIYISFHLTSIYDHSIFEAFSRVVQKMIPHYATLENFLNIIIQTSGIEKAFLYDVKTKIYVATDSSPVDIQSYELCCDMIDVVIDLSNIYGSGENPGLMNDPAFDDQSSSLIKLNNGTILYLREVCSFLALVCILREDNFEKQRIIDYNFVILRKGIHKLFELKDKEKESIEPRNPPSFN from the exons ATG tcATTTAATAGAGTTGAGGAAGAATCATTTAGCACTACTTTTGATATTGGCTCATTACCTaaacattatgaatttaatgaatttatatcaGATGAAGATGCAGAATCAGATAGAGATGATTTACCACGACTTGTACTTATGGGCTTAAGAgg GAGTGGAAAAACTTCTATACAAAAAgtagtatttcaaaaaatgtcacCTAATGAGACTTTGTTTATTGGAAGTAATAATTCAATGCTAAAAGATGTTGTTAATAATTCAGCATTTGTGAATTTCCAAATTTGTGACTTTCCTGGTCACTTTGACTTTGCTGATTCTGAATATGATATACAATCTATACTTCAAGGATGCCAATCACTTGTATTTGTGATTGATGCTcaa gatGCTATAGCTAGTGCACTTAATCGTTTACATTCAGTTGTAACAAAAgcctacaaaataaataagaatataaagtttgaagtttttattcataaagtaGATGGACTTACAGAAGATACTAAAATGGAAACTCAACGAGAAATTCACCAAAGAGCTAATGATGACCTTGTAGATTCTG gagatgaacaaaaaatatatattagtttccATTTGACATCAATATATGATCATAGCATATTTGAAGCATTTAGTAGAGTTGTGCAAAAAATGATTCCACATTATGCAACTCTTGAAAATTTTCTGAACATCATTATTCAGACATCCGGAATTGAAAAAGCCTTTTTATAtgatgtaaaaactaaaatatatgttgcAACTGATTCATCACCAGTTGATATTCAAAGTTATGAACTTTGTTGTGACATGATTGACGTTGTCATAgacttatcaaatatttatgg ttcGGGCGAAAACCCAGGATTAATGAACGATCCAGCTTTCGATGATCAAAGTTCAagtctaattaaattaaataatggtaccattttatatttaagagaGGTATGCAGTTTTTTGGCACTTGTTTGCATATTAAGAGAAGATAACTTTGAAAAACAAA gaattatagattataattttgtgattttacgTAAAGGTATACATaaactttttgaattaaaagatAAAGAAAAAGAAAGCATTGAACCTAGAAATCCGCCATCATTTAAttga
- the LOC113548189 gene encoding ras-related GTP-binding protein C isoform X2 encodes MSFNRVEEESFSTTFDIGSLPKHYEFNEFISDEDAESDRDDLPRLVLMGLRGSGKTSIQKVVFQKMSPNETLFIGSNNSMLKDVVNNSAFVNFQICDFPGHFDFADSEYDIQSILQGCQSLVFVIDAQDAIASALNRLHSVVTKAYKINKNIKFEVFIHKVDGLTEDTKMETQREIHQRANDDLVDSGDEQKIYISFHLTSIYDHSIFEAFSRVVQKMIPHYATLENFLNIIIQTSGIEKAFLYDVKTKIYVATDSSPVDIQSYELCCDMIDVVIDLSNIYGSGENPGLMNDPAFDDQSSSLIKLNNGTILYLREVCSFLALVCILREDNFEKQRIIDYNFVILRKGIHKLFELKDKEKESIEPRNPPSFN; translated from the exons atg tcATTTAATAGAGTTGAGGAAGAATCATTTAGCACTACTTTTGATATTGGCTCATTACCTaaacattatgaatttaatgaatttatatcaGATGAAGATGCAGAATCAGATAGAGATGATTTACCACGACTTGTACTTATGGGCTTAAGAgg GAGTGGAAAAACTTCTATACAAAAAgtagtatttcaaaaaatgtcacCTAATGAGACTTTGTTTATTGGAAGTAATAATTCAATGCTAAAAGATGTTGTTAATAATTCAGCATTTGTGAATTTCCAAATTTGTGACTTTCCTGGTCACTTTGACTTTGCTGATTCTGAATATGATATACAATCTATACTTCAAGGATGCCAATCACTTGTATTTGTGATTGATGCTcaa gatGCTATAGCTAGTGCACTTAATCGTTTACATTCAGTTGTAACAAAAgcctacaaaataaataagaatataaagtttgaagtttttattcataaagtaGATGGACTTACAGAAGATACTAAAATGGAAACTCAACGAGAAATTCACCAAAGAGCTAATGATGACCTTGTAGATTCTG gagatgaacaaaaaatatatattagtttccATTTGACATCAATATATGATCATAGCATATTTGAAGCATTTAGTAGAGTTGTGCAAAAAATGATTCCACATTATGCAACTCTTGAAAATTTTCTGAACATCATTATTCAGACATCCGGAATTGAAAAAGCCTTTTTATAtgatgtaaaaactaaaatatatgttgcAACTGATTCATCACCAGTTGATATTCAAAGTTATGAACTTTGTTGTGACATGATTGACGTTGTCATAgacttatcaaatatttatgg ttcGGGCGAAAACCCAGGATTAATGAACGATCCAGCTTTCGATGATCAAAGTTCAagtctaattaaattaaataatggtaccattttatatttaagagaGGTATGCAGTTTTTTGGCACTTGTTTGCATATTAAGAGAAGATAACTTTGAAAAACAAA gaattatagattataattttgtgattttacgTAAAGGTATACATaaactttttgaattaaaagatAAAGAAAAAGAAAGCATTGAACCTAGAAATCCGCCATCATTTAAttga
- the LOC113548943 gene encoding mitotic spindle assembly checkpoint protein MAD2B — MSKEKFSDSVSVLLELLEVSIHCILYARKIYPEGIFELKKKYNVPVHVSIYPELNSYINSTLNAVKSLLKLKKLCKLDVCFYNKIGVIVERFVFNIRNVELELDLSDFSNIRDPYLVKLEQMLRAFCLKLTVCDSLLKPLPTSCTFQIHIHTTETNSIEIQKDTEEFPLIPSENKDTIITSPAVVPLRSIDCEHLNLEIYAEEGNKDEDPDLFTPSPLI, encoded by the exons ATGAGTAAAGAAAAGTTTTCAG ATAGTGTATCTGTACTTTTAGAACTTCTAGAAGTATCAATTCATTGCATACTGTATGcaagaaaaatatatcctGAAGGTATTTTTgaactaaagaaaaaatacaatgtgCCTGTGCAt GTTTCTATTTATCCTGAGTTAAATTCCTATATAAATAGTACACTCAATGCTGTAAAAAgtctattgaaattaaaaaaattgtgcaaattggatgtatgtttttataacaaaattggaGTTATAGTTGAACGATTTGTATTTAACATTCGTAATGTTGAACTTGAATTGGATTTATCAGATTTTtc gaATATAAGAGATCCATATTTAGTAAAGTTAGAACAAATGTTGAGAGCtttctgtttaaaattaactgtttGTGATTCTCTCTTGAAACCTTTACCTACAAGTTGTACATTTCAGATTCACATTCATACTACTGAAACAAACtctattgaaattcaaaaggATACAGaa gaatTTCCATTAATACCTAGTGAAAATAAGGATACAATTATAACATCACCTGCAGTAGTACCATTGCGTAGTATAGACtgtgaacatttaaatttagaaatctATGCTGAAGAAGGAAATAAAGATGAAGACCCAGATTTATTTACACCAAGtccgttaatttaa